In Persicimonas caeni, a single window of DNA contains:
- a CDS encoding Ntn hydrolase family protein, protein MRFQDCTEVPASVLARDITTLVGLDIYSVEGQRAQQRIQMLLGGDLTGEHAAQLFQFARDGYLVGYREIEEMIDALASELNHMFPTEMSFS, encoded by the coding sequence ATGAGATTCCAAGATTGCACCGAGGTCCCGGCTAGCGTGCTTGCTCGTGACATTACGACACTCGTGGGCCTCGACATCTACAGCGTTGAGGGACAACGGGCTCAACAGCGGATCCAAATGCTGCTCGGCGGCGATCTGACGGGCGAGCACGCAGCACAACTCTTCCAGTTCGCCCGAGATGGGTACCTCGTTGGGTACCGTGAGATCGAGGAAATGATCGACGCTCTCGCAAGCGAGCTCAACCACATGTTCCCGACTGAGATGTCTTTTTCTTGA
- a CDS encoding ImmA/IrrE family metallo-endopeptidase, translated as MYLGNVDASLPADDFVAALDSFIDSVIARLRDRGLEKTPLQELWALVRKERREPSTSEFRRLEALLGFDAEEGPHSRIEALIEAGKRLGSEAIAEVAAISKEVPDLSDIEEALQEADRVAVQDCASLRKHVAGTAGYRYSWQRGEEAGRIVRSVIGQANGPLDDSILEDWLSLPTNVLQQDPTTSRDFPFAAALRGSADSDEMRVLFRSSFHSGRRFEIARLVGDHLVSAPRDDRMMPATQAKTARQSTQRAFAAELLLPWSDLIGQIGDNPDDEERIEDIAFKYQVSPLVVRTRLVSKGISEHSL; from the coding sequence ATGTATCTCGGCAATGTTGATGCGTCCCTGCCGGCAGATGATTTCGTTGCCGCATTGGATAGCTTCATAGATTCAGTAATTGCTCGTTTGCGTGATCGTGGATTGGAGAAGACTCCGCTCCAGGAGCTTTGGGCGCTCGTTCGGAAAGAACGAAGAGAACCGTCCACCAGTGAATTTCGGCGGCTGGAGGCGTTACTTGGCTTTGATGCAGAGGAGGGTCCTCATAGCCGTATTGAAGCTCTTATCGAAGCGGGCAAGCGATTAGGCAGTGAAGCTATTGCGGAAGTCGCTGCAATTTCGAAGGAAGTTCCTGACTTGAGTGACATCGAAGAAGCTCTACAGGAAGCAGATCGAGTTGCGGTCCAAGATTGTGCTTCACTCCGCAAACACGTGGCGGGAACTGCCGGCTATCGGTATTCTTGGCAGCGTGGAGAAGAAGCTGGACGCATCGTTCGGAGTGTAATTGGACAGGCGAATGGCCCGCTAGATGATTCAATTTTGGAAGATTGGCTTTCATTACCGACGAATGTACTCCAACAAGATCCTACAACGAGTAGGGATTTTCCATTCGCAGCCGCACTGAGGGGCAGTGCGGACTCGGATGAAATGCGGGTTCTTTTCCGAAGTTCGTTTCATTCAGGTCGCCGGTTCGAAATTGCGAGACTTGTCGGCGATCATCTTGTGTCGGCCCCGCGGGATGATCGAATGATGCCTGCGACTCAAGCGAAGACCGCACGCCAGAGCACGCAACGTGCATTCGCTGCAGAGCTGCTTCTACCTTGGAGCGACTTAATCGGACAGATCGGAGACAATCCGGACGACGAGGAGCGAATTGAAGACATTGCATTTAAATATCAAGTGTCTCCCTTGGTGGTGCGCACGCGCCTGGTGAGCAAAGGGATTTCAGAACATTCGCTCTAG
- a CDS encoding tyrosine-type recombinase/integrase: protein MTSYQNIKELEDGRYQIRFRYTDPLTGKLKNVRRHFDGTLREAIAERDRLKVAARNGELYRSETVSNRATVDDLFPRWKEHRRNRAGRRTRSLAPSTLDTQHSILERHMLPDMGDWIVAEIQLHHLERMTDEWAMATKKNGELYSPATVNSWIRAAKVFLKWAFKRVGRNTHIVDDWSKLPQPEKTKGRSLDPEQSRKLLAAMKAECPKWYPLTLVLLVTGQRFSTVSALEWEDLDREKGYIDFNKSQVLGEVRRGSKTGQILRLPVPDRVFEVLEEHRAYMREKKHPGLRTGLVFPAKIDPDKAVNDGYMTPASLHKPLNKGCEKAGIPRVSPHDLRRTFNSLALEAGLSAHLLRTITGHTEEMTDHYYHDTKEGRQQITDAICGELLPAE, encoded by the coding sequence ATGACGAGTTACCAGAACATCAAGGAACTCGAAGACGGTCGATACCAGATCCGATTTCGGTATACCGACCCGCTGACGGGCAAGTTGAAAAATGTCCGCCGCCACTTTGACGGCACCTTGCGCGAGGCCATCGCCGAGCGGGATCGGCTCAAAGTTGCCGCCCGGAACGGTGAACTTTACCGCTCGGAGACGGTCTCGAACCGAGCCACTGTCGACGACTTGTTTCCGAGGTGGAAGGAGCATCGGAGAAATCGCGCAGGCCGACGTACGCGAAGCCTCGCACCGTCGACACTCGACACCCAGCACAGCATCCTCGAGCGCCACATGTTGCCGGACATGGGCGACTGGATCGTCGCTGAGATCCAGCTGCACCATCTCGAGCGGATGACCGACGAGTGGGCGATGGCGACGAAGAAGAACGGCGAGTTGTACTCCCCGGCCACGGTCAACAGCTGGATCCGCGCTGCGAAAGTATTTCTGAAGTGGGCGTTCAAGCGGGTGGGTAGGAACACGCACATCGTTGACGACTGGTCCAAACTCCCGCAGCCGGAGAAGACGAAGGGCCGCTCGTTGGATCCAGAGCAGTCGCGCAAACTGCTCGCCGCGATGAAGGCGGAGTGTCCAAAGTGGTATCCGCTGACGCTCGTCCTCCTGGTGACGGGCCAGCGATTCTCCACCGTGAGTGCGCTGGAGTGGGAGGATCTCGACCGCGAGAAGGGCTACATCGACTTCAACAAATCCCAAGTACTCGGTGAAGTGCGACGAGGCAGCAAAACGGGCCAGATACTACGATTGCCGGTGCCCGACCGCGTCTTCGAGGTACTCGAGGAGCATCGTGCCTATATGCGTGAGAAGAAGCATCCCGGCCTGCGGACTGGGCTGGTATTTCCAGCCAAGATCGATCCCGACAAGGCGGTCAACGACGGCTACATGACGCCGGCCAGCCTCCACAAGCCGCTCAATAAGGGGTGCGAGAAGGCGGGGATCCCGCGGGTAAGCCCGCATGATTTGAGACGCACGTTCAACTCCTTGGCGCTTGAGGCGGGATTGTCGGCACACCTCCTCCGGACCATCACGGGCCACACCGAGGAAATGACCGACCACTATTATCATGACACGAAGGAGGGGCGGCAGCAGATCACTGACGCTATTTGCGGTGAGTTGCTGCCAGCGGAGTGA
- a CDS encoding type IV toxin-antitoxin system AbiEi family antitoxin domain-containing protein, translating into MAKHQEGYVATYQVDVSRQMFSHHESKGRLERVLPGIYRLEHFPMSEHEELIVAYLWSRQRGVISHQTALSLHDLSDVLPRAVDITLPVEEPLPPKEPPSWLRLHRADVPDEERQWYHSVPVTTPVRTILDLAVAGFNPELFRQALDEAQERGLVPQDFERRIIHELMTRTRQ; encoded by the coding sequence ATGGCCAAACATCAGGAAGGCTACGTGGCGACCTATCAGGTCGACGTAAGCCGCCAGATGTTCAGCCACCACGAGTCCAAAGGGCGCCTTGAGCGCGTACTTCCGGGTATCTATCGCCTGGAGCATTTCCCGATGTCAGAGCACGAGGAGCTTATCGTCGCCTACCTGTGGTCACGACAGCGAGGAGTGATAAGCCACCAGACCGCGTTGTCGCTCCACGATTTGTCGGATGTGCTGCCGCGCGCCGTCGACATTACGCTTCCCGTCGAAGAGCCCCTTCCTCCTAAGGAGCCACCAAGTTGGTTGAGACTCCATCGCGCAGATGTGCCGGATGAAGAGCGACAGTGGTACCACTCCGTGCCAGTAACAACTCCAGTACGCACCATCCTCGACCTCGCCGTCGCCGGATTCAACCCGGAGCTTTTTCGTCAGGCGCTCGATGAGGCGCAAGAGCGCGGACTCGTGCCTCAGGATTTCGAGCGGCGCATCATCCACGAGTTGATGACCAGGACGAGGCAGTGA
- a CDS encoding nucleotidyl transferase AbiEii/AbiGii toxin family protein gives MAKTYPNPSAFEQALKARVKRRAREMGVGFNRVLQIVLFERFLARVYEAVGDAVILKGGFAMELRLSRARTTKDIDMRIEGALDDVVDRLRAEAAKQRDDYLTFAFVGEEDFKEMVGEQVVYGGRRLRVQAQLAARPFGSIFMLDLSVSDKLLLPPDTVTGSNLLEFIGIEPLEHRVYPVEAHVAEKLHAMTMTYEGAPSGRVKDLVDIGLLALHSPFEAATLRQSIVATFDFRDTHSLPPELPQPPEFWEALYNQMREEDDLPWQSLADLQNECVEFLNPVLQERLGAGDRWRPDKLEWAKYTG, from the coding sequence ATGGCAAAGACTTACCCTAATCCGTCGGCGTTCGAGCAGGCACTCAAAGCGCGTGTGAAACGCCGGGCTCGCGAAATGGGCGTGGGTTTCAATCGGGTGCTTCAAATAGTGCTGTTCGAGCGATTTCTGGCGCGGGTTTACGAGGCTGTGGGCGATGCTGTCATCCTCAAAGGCGGCTTTGCCATGGAGTTGCGCCTATCTCGCGCCCGCACCACCAAAGACATTGACATGCGCATCGAGGGGGCGCTCGACGACGTTGTCGACAGACTCCGAGCCGAAGCCGCCAAGCAGCGGGATGATTATCTGACCTTTGCTTTCGTCGGCGAGGAAGACTTCAAGGAAATGGTGGGCGAGCAGGTAGTCTATGGAGGGCGTCGGCTGCGTGTGCAAGCCCAGCTTGCGGCGCGTCCATTTGGCAGCATCTTCATGCTCGACTTGTCCGTCTCCGACAAGCTCTTGTTGCCGCCCGACACCGTTACCGGCTCGAACCTTCTCGAGTTCATCGGCATCGAGCCACTCGAGCATCGCGTGTACCCTGTCGAAGCACACGTGGCCGAAAAGCTGCACGCCATGACGATGACCTATGAAGGTGCACCGAGTGGCCGGGTCAAAGATCTGGTCGATATCGGATTGCTGGCCCTGCATTCGCCGTTTGAGGCCGCGACGTTGAGGCAGTCCATCGTCGCGACCTTTGATTTTCGCGACACGCATTCACTGCCCCCTGAGTTACCGCAGCCACCGGAGTTTTGGGAAGCGCTGTATAATCAGATGCGAGAAGAAGACGACCTTCCGTGGCAGTCACTCGCCGACCTCCAGAATGAGTGTGTTGAGTTTTTGAATCCAGTCCTTCAGGAACGATTGGGGGCAGGTGACCGATGGCGTCCTGACAAGCTCGAATGGGCGAAATACACGGGGTGA
- a CDS encoding ATP-dependent helicase: MRYTDAQQRAMQLVEPNVQIIACAGSGKTQVLAERTANLLALPDVSPRNIVAFTFTEKAAAELNARIIKSAERKLGPTDGMAEMYVGTIHGFCLDFLQTYLYEFLKYNVLSQVQTELLIARNKVKCGLSGVEVYDKEGNKKRDEDGEVETLTRRTFDVRVFLEALNVLREDKVDTAQVPEPLRRALRMYTDLLDEHRYLDYSRIQHEAVKALGDPDDPVRLHAQKLLADRIRYVIVDEYQDVNPLQEALIRRLYGLGANICVVGDDDQTIYQWRGSEVRNIITFCDRYERVESVKMGENFRSSMGIVDTAKRIAELNEERLDKPVAAAGHQPFDFGDLLTLSFDTPASEAAWIADKLVHLRGMPLQDRRDEPARGLDWSDFAVLLRTIKDRTAGPLAEAFKARDIPFIVGGFTSLFEADEINAAEGLFRYVTQDVYEPDEDEEVVDEARLRELWKSARVGLTDDDLTRGIAVLDSARDWTASTRWAAYNIQRTFLNFLEAVELREERIPPMASGDPRADVVYCNLGKFSQVISDFEQIHFQSEPKEKYLTFVRWLKYAAPDHYDEGMDTDAFARPNAVQISTIHQAKGREWAAVFAPALQKDHFPSRGPFGRTKWHLMPSSAVENAARYDGSVEDERRLLYVALTRSKKYFFASFAPDPTKKRWYQKPSPFFKELSDSPRVLTREPRRRAVDKLEPSALQDVPPVVLSFSELRYFYMCPYQFKLRFLYGFNPPIHEALGFGKSLHDALAEMHKRAQAGEHVDHDEVDALVSRHFHIPFAYPELRDQLHEAAVEAVDRYLTRNDEVLDQVVHAEKQVEIQVEPEITVNGRVDLIKRLDTGEVSIVDFKSSQRPIDEEVTPEQLHTYAIGYRALTGEDADLVEILNLDERGHTVRELVDDEMLQTTAQRIRRAGSSIRDNDFARLEHWCGTCEQCDLAGICRDRGGRAIRAT, from the coding sequence ATGAGATACACCGACGCCCAGCAGCGGGCCATGCAGTTGGTCGAGCCCAACGTGCAAATCATCGCCTGTGCCGGCTCCGGCAAGACGCAGGTGCTCGCCGAGCGCACGGCCAACTTGCTGGCGCTGCCCGATGTCTCTCCGCGCAATATCGTCGCCTTTACGTTCACCGAGAAGGCGGCGGCCGAGCTGAACGCGCGCATCATCAAGAGCGCGGAGCGAAAGCTCGGGCCGACCGACGGCATGGCCGAAATGTACGTGGGGACCATCCACGGCTTCTGCCTCGATTTCCTGCAGACCTATCTGTACGAGTTTCTCAAATACAACGTGCTCTCCCAGGTGCAGACCGAGCTGCTCATCGCGCGCAACAAGGTCAAATGCGGGCTGAGCGGGGTGGAAGTCTACGACAAAGAGGGCAACAAGAAGCGCGACGAGGACGGCGAGGTCGAGACACTGACCCGTAGAACTTTCGACGTGCGTGTGTTTCTCGAGGCGCTCAACGTCCTTCGGGAGGACAAGGTCGACACCGCCCAGGTGCCCGAGCCGCTGCGTCGAGCGCTGCGGATGTACACCGACCTGCTCGACGAGCACCGCTACCTCGACTACTCGCGCATCCAGCACGAGGCGGTGAAGGCGCTCGGCGACCCCGACGACCCCGTCAGGCTGCACGCCCAAAAGCTTCTGGCCGACCGCATCCGGTACGTCATCGTCGACGAGTACCAGGACGTCAACCCGCTTCAGGAGGCCCTGATTCGCCGCCTCTACGGACTCGGGGCCAATATCTGCGTGGTCGGCGACGACGACCAGACAATTTATCAATGGCGCGGCTCGGAGGTGCGCAATATCATCACATTCTGTGACCGATATGAACGGGTCGAGTCCGTGAAGATGGGCGAGAACTTTCGCTCGAGCATGGGTATCGTCGATACGGCCAAGCGCATCGCCGAGCTCAACGAAGAGCGGCTCGACAAGCCGGTCGCCGCCGCCGGCCACCAGCCCTTCGACTTCGGCGACTTGCTCACCTTGAGCTTCGACACGCCGGCGAGCGAAGCGGCGTGGATCGCCGACAAGCTCGTGCATCTTCGCGGCATGCCTCTCCAAGACAGGCGCGATGAGCCCGCGCGCGGCCTCGATTGGTCCGACTTCGCCGTCCTCCTCCGCACCATCAAAGACCGCACGGCCGGGCCTCTTGCCGAGGCCTTCAAGGCCCGCGACATCCCGTTTATCGTCGGCGGCTTTACGAGCCTCTTCGAGGCCGACGAGATCAACGCCGCCGAGGGGCTCTTTCGCTACGTCACCCAGGACGTCTACGAGCCCGACGAGGATGAAGAGGTCGTCGACGAGGCGAGGCTGCGCGAGCTTTGGAAGAGCGCGCGCGTCGGCCTGACTGACGACGATCTCACCCGCGGCATCGCAGTCCTCGACAGCGCCCGCGACTGGACGGCGAGCACGCGCTGGGCGGCCTACAACATCCAACGCACTTTTCTGAACTTTCTCGAGGCCGTCGAGCTGCGCGAAGAGCGCATCCCGCCGATGGCCTCCGGAGATCCGCGCGCCGACGTCGTCTACTGCAACCTGGGCAAGTTCAGCCAGGTCATCTCGGACTTCGAGCAGATCCACTTCCAGTCCGAGCCCAAAGAGAAGTACCTGACCTTCGTGCGCTGGCTCAAATACGCCGCCCCGGACCACTACGACGAGGGGATGGACACCGACGCCTTCGCGCGCCCGAACGCCGTGCAGATCTCGACCATCCACCAGGCCAAAGGCCGCGAATGGGCAGCCGTCTTTGCCCCGGCGCTCCAAAAGGACCACTTCCCGTCACGCGGCCCCTTCGGGCGCACCAAGTGGCACCTGATGCCGAGCAGCGCCGTCGAAAACGCCGCCCGCTACGACGGCTCGGTCGAAGACGAGCGGCGCCTGCTCTACGTCGCGCTGACGCGCAGCAAGAAGTACTTCTTTGCCTCCTTTGCCCCGGACCCGACCAAAAAGCGCTGGTACCAAAAGCCCTCGCCGTTCTTCAAAGAGCTGAGCGACTCGCCCCGCGTGCTCACCCGCGAGCCTCGGCGCCGCGCGGTCGACAAGCTCGAGCCCAGCGCCCTCCAGGACGTACCCCCGGTCGTGCTCAGCTTCAGCGAGCTTCGCTACTTCTACATGTGCCCGTACCAGTTCAAGCTTCGCTTTCTGTACGGCTTCAACCCGCCGATTCACGAGGCGCTCGGCTTCGGCAAATCCCTGCACGACGCCCTGGCCGAGATGCACAAGCGCGCCCAGGCCGGAGAGCACGTCGACCACGACGAGGTCGACGCGCTCGTCTCGCGCCACTTCCACATCCCGTTCGCCTACCCCGAGCTTCGCGACCAACTGCACGAAGCGGCCGTCGAGGCCGTCGACCGTTACCTCACGCGCAACGACGAGGTCCTCGACCAGGTCGTACACGCCGAAAAGCAGGTCGAAATCCAGGTCGAGCCCGAGATCACCGTCAACGGCCGCGTCGACCTCATCAAGCGCCTCGACACCGGCGAGGTCTCCATCGTCGACTTCAAATCCTCCCAGCGCCCCATCGACGAGGAGGTCACCCCCGAGCAGCTGCACACCTACGCCATCGGCTACCGGGCGCTGACCGGCGAGGACGCCGACCTGGTCGAAATCCTCAACCTCGACGAGCGCGGCCACACCGTGCGCGAACTCGTCGACGACGAGATGCTCCAAACGACCGCCCAGCGCATCCGACGCGCCGGCAGCTCGATTCGCGACAACGACTTCGCTCGCCTCGAGCACTGGTGCGGGACGTGCGAGCAGTGTGATTTGGCGGGGATTTGTAGGGATCGCGGGGGCCGGGCGATACGGGCGACTTGA
- a CDS encoding Z1 domain-containing protein, protein MTQVDKLELEEYLQDYEMWIRGGYAPEKARARLLRFVGDEAVVDKIAEEYRKRTRRFIKFTDPRVLEGQEHIETWYPGPDFDTAWCWPAYKGLLHEKGWANSAIESVDTATTKLMAYLPHPGEGDISTRGLVLGYVQSGKTANYTGLIAKAADIGYKLFIVLTGMTSSLRRQTQRRLHAELCAPNSENWNELTSATQDFQGVGNPDYMLNPRHPEGRILCVVKKNVYILDRLRKFFAQAKDDVKRGCPVVIIDDEADQASVNTRRKADERSAINQRIVQLLETLPKSVYIGYTATPFANIFIDPTLPEDLYPRDFIFDLPRPRQYFGAERIFGREMIRYDDDEASYDGLDMLRDVPEEDAVRMQPPGRNERFEFQPEMTPTLENALRYFVLASACRLARGQTNKHSSMLIHTTLYTYTHGQLQQLVAGYVREFEKEWTKYRADLSSELQTLWEQENARVTPADLQMEINEVSFDEIAEHIDEVFERCEVVVDNGQIGSGLNYNTEEAGVHIAIGGNTLSRGLTIEGLIVSYFIRTASAYDTLLQMGRWFGYRPGYEDLPRVWMTSELQDHFIHLATVEEEIRHDIRRYEKENKTPLDFAVRVQTHPKLAVTSRLKMQHVTLASASYSDSHIQTFQFKHDDREWLQSNLEVTRELLEQVSGKHQSENQAGARWLYRNVDVEPVLEFLRQYQSLHEDFENRLLINYVERELEHEGLQTWNIGIIGNQRLDSLDIGADVTTHLVTRSRFRKIQPANIKALTSRADRIIDLDWDGSLKSLNSESIKNMRNERQPDNGLLLIYPIDKDSEPANESKLRHPLDAKEHIIGIGLSFPKSKRPMRDYVKNNLDRVFEGEGLDESRPEEEDIAVSEDEQELEG, encoded by the coding sequence ATGACTCAGGTCGATAAGTTGGAGCTCGAAGAATACCTCCAAGATTACGAGATGTGGATCCGCGGCGGCTACGCGCCGGAAAAGGCACGTGCGCGTTTGCTTCGTTTCGTTGGAGACGAGGCCGTGGTCGACAAAATCGCCGAAGAGTATCGAAAGCGTACCCGCCGATTCATCAAATTCACGGACCCGCGTGTGCTGGAGGGGCAGGAGCACATCGAGACTTGGTACCCTGGCCCTGACTTCGATACGGCTTGGTGCTGGCCGGCTTACAAGGGTCTTCTCCACGAGAAGGGCTGGGCGAATTCAGCAATCGAGAGCGTCGATACGGCCACCACAAAGCTGATGGCGTATCTGCCGCATCCCGGAGAGGGCGATATCTCCACGCGAGGCTTGGTGCTCGGATACGTGCAGAGCGGTAAGACCGCGAACTACACCGGCCTTATCGCGAAGGCTGCAGACATTGGCTACAAGCTCTTCATCGTTCTGACCGGAATGACCAGTTCGTTGCGTCGCCAGACGCAGCGTCGACTGCACGCAGAGCTGTGCGCGCCGAACAGCGAGAACTGGAACGAACTCACCTCCGCTACCCAAGACTTCCAGGGCGTCGGCAATCCCGACTACATGCTGAACCCTCGGCACCCCGAGGGCCGAATCCTCTGCGTCGTCAAAAAGAACGTCTACATTCTGGACCGGCTGCGAAAGTTCTTCGCCCAAGCCAAGGACGACGTCAAACGCGGCTGCCCCGTGGTCATCATCGATGACGAAGCGGACCAAGCGAGTGTGAATACTCGCCGAAAGGCAGATGAGCGTAGCGCCATCAACCAACGAATTGTTCAGTTGCTCGAGACGCTTCCGAAGAGTGTCTACATCGGCTACACCGCGACACCGTTCGCCAACATCTTCATCGATCCGACGCTTCCAGAAGATCTCTACCCGCGTGATTTTATCTTCGATCTTCCCCGGCCTCGTCAGTACTTCGGTGCGGAGCGCATCTTCGGTCGTGAGATGATTCGCTACGATGACGATGAGGCGAGTTACGACGGCCTCGATATGCTCCGTGACGTGCCGGAAGAGGACGCTGTTCGCATGCAGCCGCCGGGAAGAAACGAGCGTTTCGAGTTCCAGCCGGAAATGACGCCGACGCTCGAAAATGCGCTTCGGTATTTCGTCTTGGCCAGTGCCTGTCGGCTGGCGCGAGGGCAGACAAATAAGCATAGCAGCATGCTTATTCACACGACGCTCTACACGTATACGCACGGTCAGTTGCAGCAGCTCGTGGCCGGATACGTGCGCGAGTTCGAGAAGGAGTGGACCAAATATCGCGCCGATCTGAGCAGCGAGCTCCAGACTCTATGGGAGCAGGAGAACGCACGCGTGACGCCTGCCGATCTCCAGATGGAAATCAATGAAGTGTCGTTTGACGAAATCGCCGAGCATATCGACGAGGTGTTCGAGCGCTGCGAGGTAGTTGTTGATAACGGTCAGATTGGTAGCGGCCTGAACTACAACACAGAAGAGGCCGGTGTTCATATCGCCATCGGCGGAAACACGCTCTCCCGCGGCCTTACGATTGAAGGGCTCATTGTCAGCTACTTCATTCGTACGGCGTCAGCCTACGACACGCTCTTGCAAATGGGGCGTTGGTTTGGCTACCGGCCGGGCTATGAGGACTTGCCGCGCGTGTGGATGACCTCCGAGTTGCAGGACCACTTCATCCACTTGGCTACGGTCGAAGAGGAGATTCGCCACGACATTCGTCGCTATGAAAAGGAGAACAAAACACCTCTCGATTTCGCCGTACGGGTTCAGACACATCCGAAGCTTGCTGTCACGTCACGGCTCAAGATGCAGCATGTGACACTTGCGTCGGCCTCTTATAGCGATAGCCACATTCAGACGTTCCAGTTCAAGCACGACGACCGTGAGTGGCTTCAGTCGAACCTCGAGGTCACACGAGAGCTTCTCGAGCAGGTGAGTGGGAAGCATCAGTCGGAGAATCAGGCGGGAGCGCGCTGGCTCTACCGAAACGTCGATGTCGAGCCCGTGCTGGAGTTTCTGCGGCAATACCAATCGCTGCATGAGGATTTCGAAAATCGCTTGCTCATTAACTATGTCGAGCGGGAGCTCGAGCACGAAGGGCTGCAGACGTGGAATATCGGTATCATCGGCAATCAGCGCCTCGATTCGCTCGATATCGGAGCCGATGTCACGACTCATCTCGTCACACGTTCGCGGTTCCGCAAAATTCAACCGGCCAACATCAAAGCGCTTACCTCTCGGGCAGATAGGATCATCGATCTCGACTGGGATGGCTCACTCAAAAGCCTGAACAGTGAGAGTATCAAAAACATGCGCAACGAAAGACAGCCGGATAACGGTCTGCTGCTTATTTATCCGATCGACAAAGACTCAGAACCAGCAAACGAATCGAAGCTTCGTCATCCCCTCGACGCCAAAGAGCACATCATCGGCATCGGCTTGTCTTTCCCAAAATCGAAGCGCCCGATGCGCGACTACGTGAAGAACAACCTCGACCGCGTTTTCGAGGGCGAGGGGCTCGACGAGAGTCGCCCCGAAGAAGAAGATATTGCGGTCAGCGAAGACGAACAGGAACTGGAAGGCTAG
- a CDS encoding PD-(D/E)XK motif protein: protein MKLEQLWNDIAAEIASDGLSLSDLQLLRSGARTTWGEIYVGVDPKGRRHVVVPAPDNASEELDNSSRGMRVEVKPYISDGKQRLYCDISCQLSELNDMFSVVAQDMIDELLAEEGASPFPVCVRVLERWRQLLERVPVTMLSPQKQAGLITELLLLNDLAELSPKAIKAWVGPDGGRHDFVSEAVDIEVKSSMRVEGRRVHVQSLDQLDISEGRLYLHFVALREPVGQGITIPGLVDQLKAKGVNSVDLHEKLAAVGYSPVDRAKYEETRFEVVERLTYRVDQPGFPRLVASSFSAQLPAGVERVNYDINLDVDGVEPITDEELQEALQALVTT from the coding sequence GTGAAGCTCGAGCAGTTGTGGAATGACATTGCCGCAGAAATCGCTTCGGATGGGCTATCGCTCAGCGATTTACAATTGCTCCGGTCGGGAGCACGAACCACATGGGGGGAGATCTACGTAGGCGTCGACCCAAAGGGCCGTCGCCACGTCGTGGTACCCGCGCCGGACAACGCGTCCGAAGAGCTCGACAATTCGAGCCGTGGCATGCGTGTGGAGGTCAAACCCTACATTTCGGACGGAAAGCAGCGTCTGTACTGCGATATCTCCTGCCAGCTCAGCGAGTTGAACGATATGTTCAGCGTGGTCGCGCAGGACATGATCGACGAGTTGCTGGCCGAAGAGGGCGCATCGCCTTTCCCGGTTTGTGTGCGAGTCCTCGAGCGTTGGCGACAACTGCTCGAGCGGGTTCCGGTCACCATGCTTTCGCCACAAAAGCAGGCCGGGCTTATCACCGAGCTACTGCTCCTCAATGACCTTGCGGAGCTCTCCCCCAAGGCAATCAAAGCATGGGTCGGCCCCGACGGCGGACGCCACGATTTTGTCTCCGAGGCGGTCGACATCGAAGTAAAGAGTTCCATGCGAGTCGAGGGCCGGCGGGTGCATGTGCAGTCTCTCGACCAGCTCGATATTTCCGAGGGACGGCTCTATTTGCACTTTGTGGCCCTTCGAGAGCCGGTCGGCCAGGGAATCACCATTCCCGGGCTTGTCGATCAACTCAAAGCCAAAGGCGTCAACTCCGTCGACCTTCACGAGAAGCTCGCTGCCGTGGGCTATTCACCGGTTGACCGGGCTAAGTATGAGGAGACCCGCTTCGAAGTTGTCGAGCGTCTCACCTACCGAGTTGATCAGCCGGGCTTCCCTCGTCTGGTTGCTTCCTCTTTCTCCGCACAGCTTCCCGCCGGAGTGGAGCGCGTAAACTATGATATCAATCTCGACGTCGATGGTGTCGAGCCGATCACTGACGAAGAACTTCAAGAAGCTCTCCAAGCGCTGGTGACGACGTGA